The stretch of DNA CCTTTGGTACTGGGCATCTGCCAGCAAGAGCCTGATGGGAATGCTGGTTGGCCGGGCACAAGAAGAGGGCTATCTAAACATTGAGGTTCCGACCTCCACCTACCTCGGAACCGGCTGGACCAATACGACCGCTGAACAAGAACTGCAAATAACCGTAAGGAGTCAATTGTCTATGGCGTCCGGTTTAGATGATAGTCTTGAGCCTACCGGCGCCACCGATAACTGTTTTGAGCCAGCCTGTTTTCAATACTTAGCGGATCCATACAGTCGCTGGGCCTATCACAATTCTGCCTATCGGATTTTACAAGATGTGCTGGAAATGGCAACCGGTCAATCAAAATTGAATTATACCCGGTCGTTGATTGGAGACAGAATTGGGATGAAGGGATTTTGGCTGGATTATATTTATTATAGTACGGCCCGTGACATGGCACGTTTTGGGCTTTTGGCACTCAACAAAGGCGTTTGGAGTGCAGATACGATATTGCATGACCAGGCTTATTATCAGGCTATGATCAGTTCGTCGCAACAAGAAAATCCGTCCTATGGTTATTTGTGGTGGTTGAATGGCCAATCTGCCTTTCAGCTCCCGGGTATACAGCTCAAAATAAATCGCTACCTCATTCCTGAAGCCCCAGCAGATTTATTTGCAGCCTTGGGTAAAAATGATCAAAAGATTTATGTGGTGCCCAGTCAGGGTTTGGTTGTGATCCGACAAGGAGATGCGGCCGGAGGAATTACCCTCACTTCCTCGTCCTTTGATTTGGAGTTATGGGAACGGCTGGAAGATATGAGTTGTACAGTCAATACCAAAAACGATCGACGGACCGTTCCTTTTTCTATCCGCCCTAATCCAGCACGAGATTTCCTATGGCTACAGACGGAGGAGGCCATAGATGTTGTTAATATTTATAATCTTCAAGGCAAGCTTGTTTTCCGGCAGTTGTCGCCTGGACCACAACAAGCTATTTCGATAAATGAGTTGCCTGGTGGCACTTATTTTGTACAGATTCGGACGAAGGATGGGTTGGGGACAAAAAAGATAGTTAAGCTATACTAGACTTCCCCTTTCAAAATGGACCAGACCAAGGCTTTGGAG from Saprospiraceae bacterium encodes:
- a CDS encoding serine hydrolase, whose protein sequence is MRYFFLLISLSFFLSAQAQSYYFPPLAGDEWETIDPLSIGWCQDKVDSLVRFVGERNSKSFIILKDGKILVEQYYGNFQQASLWYWASASKSLMGMLVGRAQEEGYLNIEVPTSTYLGTGWTNTTAEQELQITVRSQLSMASGLDDSLEPTGATDNCFEPACFQYLADPYSRWAYHNSAYRILQDVLEMATGQSKLNYTRSLIGDRIGMKGFWLDYIYYSTARDMARFGLLALNKGVWSADTILHDQAYYQAMISSSQQENPSYGYLWWLNGQSAFQLPGIQLKINRYLIPEAPADLFAALGKNDQKIYVVPSQGLVVIRQGDAAGGITLTSSSFDLELWERLEDMSCTVNTKNDRRTVPFSIRPNPARDFLWLQTEEAIDVVNIYNLQGKLVFRQLSPGPQQAISINELPGGTYFVQIRTKDGLGTKKIVKLY